One bacterium genomic region harbors:
- the speD gene encoding adenosylmethionine decarboxylase: MIGKNLLADFYGISPSALSDSSLLERCLREAALESLLTPLREPVLHQFEGGGITGFLLLRESHISFHTYPEHGFLALDVFTCGRSDPEKVVEVFRKYLSPSHDQIVTAVRGGGTP, encoded by the coding sequence ATGATCGGGAAAAATCTGCTTGCTGATTTCTACGGAATAAGTCCATCCGCTTTGAGCGATAGTTCACTACTCGAGCGCTGTTTGCGTGAAGCCGCTTTAGAAAGTCTTCTGACACCGCTGAGGGAGCCTGTGCTCCATCAGTTCGAGGGAGGCGGCATAACCGGATTCTTGTTGTTGCGTGAATCGCACATTTCTTTTCACACTTATCCTGAGCACGGATTCCTGGCGCTGGATGTGTTCACATGCGGCCGCTCTGATCCGGAAAAAGTGGTGGAAGTTTTTCGGAAATACTTATCGCCATCTCATGACCAGATCGTGACCGCAGTGCGTGGCGGCGGGACTCCATGA